The following coding sequences are from one Solea solea chromosome 4, fSolSol10.1, whole genome shotgun sequence window:
- the trim47 gene encoding E3 ubiquitin-protein ligase TRIM47 codes for MATAGTTGDELKKELTCAICLEYFKDPVILKCGHNFCRFCICMHWDENGEDYGYQCPQCRTVFNKRTFTKNYLVQNLVAKLDDLECLGSCSTPSKPLKVDGKCEKHGEELKLYCQTDKRPICVVCRESRAHRHHEVAPVPEVVNDMKMELKLRLMGLNWHKSKCESVQTADECTKSEVRMKKQRLKDKIEADVGAMVQFLLDERDSLLESLDAEEAATLAVIDENLKLVEEEAEDVGKTISDIHRHISGKTSFESLCEAFDEAFHCKPITSMEAVNCQTEFTDFSGPIQLIVWKKMMHVLHTMPQNLTLDPQTAHPNLLISDFDTKVEEGRVRSHEPDMPERFTRFCGVLGIAKYATGQHYWEVDVKDKGVWYLGVTTVGSNRKGFVSLTPSAGYWSLCLQDRLYANGEDGRIPVADYWTSPRVGVYLDYDNGRLSFYDAVTMKRLYMFDTCFEEPVSPFFSPGKYDPGSRLQICHYY; via the exons ATGGCTACCGCGGGAACAACTGGAGACGAGCTGAAGAAGGAGCTCACGTGTGCGATTTGTTTGGAGTATTTCAAAGACCCTGTTATCCTCAAATGCGGCCACAATTTTTGTCGCTTTTGCATTTGCATGCACTGGGATGAAAATGGCGAAGACTACGGGTATCAGTGCCCACAGTGCCGAACG gtgttCAACAAGAGAACATTCACTAAAAACTACTTGGTGCAGAACCTAGTGGCCAAACTGGATGATCTGGAGTGTCTGGGTTCTTGTTCGACACCGTCAAAACCGTTGAAAGTGGATGGGAAGTGTGAAAAACACGGCGAAGAGCTGAAACTGTATTGTCAGACCGATAAGAGGCCTATCTGTGTGGTGTGCCGTGAATCTCGAGCACACAG ACACCATGAGGTGGCGCCAGTGCCAGAAGTTGTGAACGATATGAAG ATGGAGTTAAAGCTGCGGCTCATGGGACTCAACTGGCACAAGTCTAAGTGTGAGAGCGTTCAAACGGCTGATGAATGCACCAAAAGTGAAGTGAGG ATGAAGAAACAGAGGCTGAAGGATAAGATCGAGGCAGATGTCGGTGCCATGGTTCAGTTCTTGCTGGACGAGAGAGACAGCCTGCTTGAGAGCTTGGACGCCGAGGAAGCAGCCACCCTGGCGGTCATAGACGAAAACCTGAAGTTGGTGGAGGAAGAGGCTGAGGATGTGGGAAAAACCATCTCTGATATCCACAGGCACATCAGTGGGAAAACGAGCTTTGAG agCCTTTGTGAGGCATTTGATGA AGCCTTCCATTGCAAACCTATCACATCTATGGAGGCAGTTAATTGTCAGACTGAGTTCACAGACTTCTCAGGGCCTATCCAGCTTATCGTGTGGAAGAAGATGATGCACGTGCTACACACCA TGCCTCAGAACCTCACGTTGGACCCACAGACAGCTCACCCAAACCTGCTCATCTCAGACTTTGACACCAAAGTGGAGGAGGGCCGAGTCCGTAGCCACGAGCCAGACATGCCGGAGCGATTCACCCGCTTCTGTGGTGTCCTCGGCATCGCCAAGTATGCCACTGGCCAGCACTACTGGGAGGTGGATGTGAAGGACAAGGGCGTGTGGTACCTGGGAGTCACCACCGTGGGCAGCAACAGGAAGGGCTTTGTCAGCCTCACTCCCTCGGCAGGATACTGGAGCCTGTGTCTGCAGGACCGGCTCTATGCCAACGGGGAGGACGGACGCATCCCGGTCGCCGACTACTGGACCTCGCCGAGGGTCGGCGTGTACCTGGACTACGACAATGGGCGTCTGAGTTTCTATGACGCGGTCACGATGAAGAGACTTTACATGTTTGACACCTGCTTTGAGGAGCCGGTGTCTCCCTTCTTCAGTCCGGGCAAATACGATCCTGGCAGCAGGCTGCAGATATGCCACTATTACTGA